The genomic segment TCACCTTGGCTCCTGTGCTGTTGCAAAGCGTACGCCGGACGCGTGCCACTTGAACCACTGAACAAACAGTCACCAGATCACAACTGGTTGCAGCACGCAGACTTGTTCCAGATGTTTTGAGAAGTAATAGAATGTTACTTTTCATTCAACTCTGCTTTGCAAATCTACCACCGGATTGCATGATTACGAATGATGCTCCTCAtagaaaatgtataaaaatagaGCGTCTTTGGTTCAGAAATGCACCTTATTTGCTAGATATATTGAATTGTTTCATGGCGAATGAGAGACTGAGCGTCTTGTTCATAAATTTTGGCCACAGTTTGATATAATTTAAAATAAGATCTAGATCGAAAGACAAATGAGGTGTAATTGAATTATATGTGTAAAATGAGTAAAACGTGTCCCTTTATGGGTGAATCAAACAACTtctgatttttaaaaaatatataattttttaaATAGCTTATACAAGCGAACCTATTAGGCTCTACTAGCTTTTGACGCATGTAGATCACCAATTTCACAAGTGGACCGAAAAGTAGTGCTGAAAGGCAGCTCTCAAAACTCTGACGGACCTTAAAGGCGCTTATAAAATATTTAAGATTGAGTTGTTTGCATTGTCTTTGCAGTCCATAAAGTATGGCCAGTATACTATAAGGTATACTTTATAGACCCCATTGACTGTAAGTTGTTTTGAACACTGTCGGGTTGGCAGGCACAAGCAGACCCCACAGTCTTGGATGACCCACAGTTTATTGTTAACACTTTTACAACCGCATTTGAATGCTTCGTCTTTCAAAGAATGGAGCTTTGTCCAGCAGAGGCGAATTTTCCACTTTCATTAGGCTAGAGCTAATCATCAACATCGGAGAGGCGAAACGGAAGGGTAAATCTGAGAAGAACCATAAGAAGGACGCATTCGAGGATGTTTTGTGTATGATTTGATACACCCTATTTTGTTACAGTAACGACTCGACACAGTGTATTTCGACAGTTTTGTTTTATTTTAAAGGGCAGCATAATAGAACATGTCTTTCACTGAGAACAAAACCAACCGACTCCACTcatggggatgtgtgtgtgtgtgtgtgtgtgtgtgtgtgtgtgtgtgtgtgtgtgtgtgtgtgtgtgtgtgtgtgtgtgtgtgtgtgtgtgtgtgtgtgtgtgtgtgtgtgtgtgtgtgtgtgtgtgtgtgtgtgtgtgtgtgtgtgtttgaggggaggggagggggtaaaTTGTGAAATTGTGAAATTTTTCTGTGTTGGCTGTGGCATTCAAAATCAAGCCTGCATTGAAGAACCCAGCCCCCACcaacttttcttttctttttcctCCCTTTTTTGCACAGCAAGAGAGTTTAGAAAAGAAGCGTGGGTTCTATTCAGTTTCCCCTAGCCCCCTCGCCATCGTCGGCTTTCTGAAACCTATCTAGCATGCCCTGTCAGTGCGGTTCCAGAGTCCAATTAGCGCTTTGTAAAGACTTGTTTCTACTGCAGATCTTCCAGAGGCAGGCAGAGTGCTCCCTCTATTCGAGGGTTCCAGTCATAGCCGAGTGTAATAATTAATATGACATCTGGGCACCCGAGTCTCCATTGAAACACCTCTGTCGTTCTGCTTTTGGAGTTCACTGAGACATCATAAAACAAAACCCATAAGGGTCCATTTGTCCTGGGAAATAATCCCTATGTGATATGCGGGATTAATTTTCAATTTGTTAGCTGTTAAACTAAATTGTGgtgttcatttttttaaataatgtggTCGTTTGGGGGTCGCCCATGACACTGACTCTTTGTATCATTTCTGCAGGTGTATTACAAAAGATCAGTCTTATAATAACGTGAAAAGCCGCCACTGAATGCATTCTGAAAGATACAAACACAGTGATCACGGTTATCAAAATTCTGATTTATCTTAACCAACAATTTCAATAAATGAATAGGTCTAAATAAAAAAGTTTGAATGGCATCGCCTATATTCAGCTGCATTAACTATTCAATTGTGCTAAAAAACTAGAGTTTTTAGATGAAAGACCATATCTGAAATAAGACATTTGAAGTGCACAGTGTTGTCTAGCTAGCGTACATGACAGTATAgtggacttttattttgaaagttTGGGACGTTTAAAATTAGGCGACTTTAAAACATCAATCTGATGCTTTTGTTTTACTTATTGAGTAAAAGAAAAGTGCTGTGCTATGCATTTGATTAATTAATGAGACCTGTCAGGAACATCTGGAGTGAATGGTAATGAACCATGCCATCACAAGGCATCTGAGTAATCTGAATCAACTTCTCTCAGCAGTTAGCCAATTGAAGAGATGCTGAACTGAATATTTATCTGAAATTCCCTACAGTCGATGTGGACAATCATCCAGTCCTGtttgttgccagtgatgtgcaGCTGTTTAATTGGTCATGACTacctgcacacgcacacacgcacacgcacacgcacacacacacacacacacacacacacacacacacacacacacacgcacgcgcacacagagagagagatcaccagtggtggaaaaagtacccaactgtcatacttgagtaaaagtaaagctaccttaatagaaaatgactaaagtgaaagtcacccagtaaaattctattTGAGTAAAactatttggtttaaaatatacttatgtatcaaaagtaaaagtataaataatttcaaattctttatattaagcaagccagatggcaccattttgtTATTTTTTCTTATTTATAGAAAGCCACAGGCACACTTCAAccttcagacataatttacaaacaaagcatgtgtgtttagtgagtccgccagatctgaggcagtagggatgaacaaGGATGTTtagttgataagtgtgtgaattagactattttcctgtcctgctaagtattcaaaatgtaagtacttttgggtgtcaaggaagatgtatggagtaaaaagtacactaTTTTCTTAaaggaatgtagtgaaataaaagtACAAGTGGTCAAACatataaatagtaaaataaagtacagataccccaaaaaactacttaagtagtactttaaagtatttttacttaagtactttacaccactggagaTCACTGAAAACAGCGGCTCAACTGCAGTAACTATCCACAGGCTGTTATGTGCACTGAAATGATTCCGCACTTCTGAGAATATACCAACAAATGTAGGCCTTTCAAACATGTAGGCCTAATATCTAGGCAAACCAACGGTGGCTTGGGTTACTCACTCAAAGGGTCATATGGGTCAGAAGGGCCTTGGGTCAATAGACAGTATGCACGAGGTGAAATAGTTgtaaaatattttgtcttgtacTGCAGCACCCTCTAGAGGATTGACAGTGCATCACCCAAATGCGTTTCAAGTCTATGTTAACTTGATGGCATTTGTACTGAGTTTTAAAAAATGGTTTTATTTAATGCCCACAGCAGTCTACCACGTTATTATTTTAGCTCACTGACATTATAATTTATCATTTACAATCATAGAATATTCTGGAATTACTAGGCTACATGTGAATGTGACATTAGGCTATATTATGAACAATTGAATAATCAGCTTGGTGGGATTCATTATTTGTACATAAACACAAATGCAGGGATTATGTTACAATATAATATATTTTTGTTGGCTGTTTAATTTGGTCTTTATTTATCAATAACTAACGATATCTGTATGATTACAATAGATGTCGCCACGTGACCATACAAATCGCAAATTACAAAACGCGTGAAGCTTGTCTGGAGTATGCTTCcgtactgttttttttttaatcacgTGTGCTTTGTTTAAGGAAGAGCGTACAAACCCTCGCGTTTTATAACTTCACTACAGCTTTCTGGTATTTTTAGTGGTTGATAATAGTTATCACGCCAAGTTTAAAAGCAGAAACAACGCTAAAATATACGCTTTAAAACAGCAACCTACTTGATGTTTCTCTAACTTGCTTTTGGATGGTGCAAATTGCAGCTGTCAGTGTCCAGCTCAGCTATCAAACTGTTATCTGGTGATATGCGGTCCTTGAGCTATGTTCAGCGTGTTAGTTTTGATTTCCCCGGAACCCTTTTCCCTCATGCAATTTGTCTTGGTGATGCGGACAATGACTCGGTAAAGTATCAGCAGCTAGACAATTATTCAGGGATCTTTCATTGTGTCCATGTTTTCGGACATTGGCAATCCttgaaaaaaaaatgtgtgtagTCTCAATGCTCACGGCTTTAGTGTATCCACCTCTTAGGGCCAGTTATACATATTGTAGGCCTACCAATGACATGTATCAACTCGTTTTTTTTGCCAGTTATTTCCCCCACCTACGTGGCAACATAAATAATTTTTCAGAAGTCATAGACTGCTCTGCCCACTCTCCACTTGCCCATTCATTGTCCAGCTGTGCCTTTCTAGTCCCTGTACTGTAAATAGCAACTCCTGCTTTAGAGGGTCTCTGACTCCATTCCCTCCAGTCACGATAAGAGGGTCAAGAGTGAAATGGTAGATGCCATAACAGTACTCCTATCACGTTCCTTGACCTTCAACATATTTAAGACAACATGTCTTATATCTACGGAAACCTTGACACCAGAACCTTGACATGAGCTGTTATTATTTTTGAACAGCTGAATGAACTTATTGTGGGTGACACCAGTGGAAAGCTGCATGTGTACAAGAACGATGACGCCAAGCCTTGGATCACTAGAACATGTGTGGGCATGGTAAGTGGCTGCTTAGAGGGCATTTGATCACTTCTCTGAGTTCAAATGTCAGCACATTTCAGTACAACTGTAGTGGCATGGAAGAGGAGATTTGAACACCGCTGTCTGCACATCTGATTTATATTGTTATTTTAGCAGATTTAGACATATTTAATGAATAATCTTTTTGGTTTATTTTTTAGCTCACCTGTGTTGGTGTTGGAGACATTTGCAACAAAGGAAGGGTGGGTGTGCAGAAACTGCATAGTCCTCCAGTCAGATGAGGAATATTTGTATTTTTCCCCCTTGCATCCAGTGTGTGCTATCACCTAACTATTCACTGCCTTAACTTATCCATCAGAACTTTGTAGTTGCTGTGGGTGCAGAGGGATGGTTTCACCTGTTTGACCTGTCTGCAGTGGCAGGAGCCAAGTCAGATTCATCCAGCCAGCAGGAGGCGCTGTTCTCTGACGACCAGAAACcctgcttctctcagcacatTCCTGCCAACACCAAAGTCATCCTTATTAGTGACATAGGTAACCTCTCTGTTCTGCACCCATTTCGCCCTAGATGTAGGCACCCTCAATGCGATTGACCGCTTCTGTTTTTGACTGCTTTATTCtcaactgtgtatgtgtgtgtacacgcTTTGCAGATGGGGATGGGCGCAGTGAGCTTGTAGTGGGATACACAGACCGTGTGGTGAGAGCGTTCCGCTGGGAGGAGCCTACCGATTCTTCAGACCTGAGCTCTGGACAGCTGGTCCTGCTGAAGAAGTGGCTTCTGGAGGGACAGGCAGGTCTATACACAAACATGGAATATGTCAATCAAAGACTGAAAACTCCTATCCTACGAAGCAATCTACTCAGGGTTTTCTAAAGCTTACTAGCTTCAGCTAGATTTACGTTCCAGCTCAAGCTTGGTGCCTTCTACGACGGTGGAAATTGCTCGTCCGCCTGCCGCTAACTAGCAGGCTTGTAACTGCTCATGTTGCACATGGCTAGtcgaactcttcattgagacaatgctgaatCATTCGTCCATGAATTAATTAGTGCCACATTTTTATTTGCTCTGAAATAGAAATGAAGGAAAAGTTATTTTGAAAATTCAGCAGGCTATGGTGTGATAAAGGATTTTAGAAGTGCCATCTTTATTTTCTAACTTATCGTTAAGGCTGTCTTTGGTGTGCTTGTCAATGCACGAGCACCTTTCTTCCCACTCCTACTGATATTTGTTATTCATGAAGTCACACAAAAGTGTTACATTGCGTGGCGTTTAAAATGCATTCTATCATTactaaatgtgtaatgtgatatATTTTAACATGACTATTTTGTCACACACAAAAAACATTGGATTAATAAAATATTGAATAAGTCGTCTTCCTCAAATGGAGGGGATGATGCAGTCTTTGCAAGAGGGAGTGAATCTGATTTAAATGGTCCTCAAGTCGCAGTCATTTCATTCAGGGTACGTGGAGTTAGCCTGCCCCGGAGCAGGTTAGTTCTTAAGGATTTGTTGTATGACTGGTTATCCCGAGTTGAACTCTGGCCCAACATATAAACCCCACATAACACTGGGTGACTTCACATCCTGTAAAGTGTACACTCTACTATTTCTAATCCATTATTTCCTCCTGTGACAGGTGGACAGCCTGTCAGTAAACCCAGACCTAGAGGGTCTTCCTGAACTGATGGTGTCCCAGCCTGGTTGTGGCTTTGCCATCCTGCTGTGCACATGGACACAACAGGGCTCCTCTGAGGCGGGGCCTGGGGAGGAGGCTCCACCCACTCCTGGCAGGTACATATCACTGGACATGCAGAGCACCTAATACATATGCAGTATTAATACATGTAGTAGACATATAACAGTGCTTTGGCTGTCTAATTATAGATAAGCTGTGCCAGTTCATGTTGGTATCGTTCTGTGTTTGTAATGTCTGTCACAGCGAGGGTCCCTCCAGAGACGTCATTCTGCATCTGACCACTGGTCGGATCCACAACAAGAACGTTTCCACTCATCTCATCGGGAGCATAAGCAGAGGCTCCAAAGGCGACTCCTCTAAATGCGGCCTGTTTGCCCTCTGTACTCTAGATGGTAAGTGTCTTAATTGAGTTGTTCAGAAGAGCAACGCTGCGTAATTCGCTAATCGCACCACTGACCACTCTAAACTTTTGTCCGCAGTCAGTCTCATAACAGATTTCTAATGAGGACGTGTTCAGATGGGACGTGTTAACATCACGGCAGTCAATTATCTTCGACAATAATGAGCGAAATCATAACTGCAGTGGGCtcggcaacaacaaaaaatcagaTCCAAGGTTTATATGACATGTGGTTGTGAAGATACCTGACTGACCTGTTTATCTCAACAGACATGACCCTGTATGTCCAGCAGGTTTCTATAAGGAGGACATCTCTGACAGGCAGTATATCTGCCTAGCCTGCTCCTTTGCCCCCTTAAGGGGAAAAGGAAGACCTTTCTTACTCTCTCACCAATTACAATGTCTAACAAGGTCACTCAGAACTAGGAAAGGCATGTAGAACGGAGGACGGTGTTGTGGGTGAATGTTACCAGAGGAGACTGGTTGTGTTTGAGCAGGCTGAGGACTCTGCGAGCTCCTGGAGAGACTATCAATATTTAAAGAAAAGGGGAACCAATAGGATTATCTTACTAGAGTGTCTGGGCCAGTCACAGATAGGCTAATAATGATGCACCAAGAGAGGGCTTGACATGCCTGTGTACCCTAATTAGGATCAACATTTGAGCAATTCTGCTGAGGGAATAGTGAAATGTAACCAGATCATATTACAGCCATTTTATTTAAAACATTAAAGGTGACGCATGAAGATAATGTTGCAGTTTAATATGAAGATGATTTTTCCAAGTATTTGGATTTCGATTCAAAGCTTGTTGGTGTTTTCAGGAGAGATTGAGGGACAGAAATGATTGTGAATAAAGGTTACCTTCAACATTGTCATCTAAATGTCTCCATCCCTGAGCCCGAAGCAAGGAAATAGGGCAAAATTGGTGTCCAGCACTCGGACTGCTGCTGTAACCACAGAAATAATTAATTCCATTGAATGTTTTCCTTAACCTTGTGAGAACCAGTGATCTGCAGGTCTTGAGTTGTTTAAGTTCTCTGTATTTTTTTCTCGGACTGTCGTATTATATGCAGTTTAAACAATACCCTTGATACCATTAACAATATTAAGCATGAAATGTTGGTCATTTTAGTATGTGATTAACATGAGTATGTGATTAACGtgattgtgtgtttttgtgttccaGGCACCCTGAAACTGATGGACAGTTCAGAGCAGTTGAAATGGTCAGTGCAGGTGGATCACCAGCTCTTTTCTCTGCAGAAGCTGGACGTCACAGTGAGTTTACAAAAACAATCtacgttttttttgttttttgtgacCGTGCGGTTTTTGACATTGTGACTGTGCCTCTTGTCTCCAGGGCGACggcagagaggaggtggtggCGTGTGCCTGGGATGGTCAGACCTACATCATCGACCACAACCGCATGGTGGTGCGGTTCCAGTTTGACGAGAACGTCAATGCTTTCTGTGCAGGTGAGACTCTAGTCATATCGCTCACCTATGTATGCCTGTTTAACGTAATGACTAAGCAAATGATATAGACCCGTactccttcaaacattcaacctccagctgcgtaccccctctagcaccagggtcagctgcgtaccccctctagcaccagggtcagctgcgtaccccctctagcaccagggtcagctgcgtaccccctctagcaccagggtcagctgcgtaccccctctagcaccagggtcagctgcgtgccccctctagcaccagggtcagctgcgtgccccctctagcaccagggtcagctgcgtgccccctctagcaccagggtcagctgcgtgccccctctagcaccagggtcagctgcgtgccccctctagcaccagggtcagctgcgtgccccctctagcaccagggtcagctgcgtgccccctctagcaccagggtcagctgcgtaccccctctagcaccagggtcagctgcgtaccccctctagcaccagggtcagctgcgtaccccctctagcaccagggtcagctgcgtaccccctctagcaccagggtcagctgcgtgcCCCCTCTAGCCCCAGGGTCAGCTGCgtgccccctctagcaccagggtcagctgcgtgccccctctagcaccagggtcagctgcgtgccccctctagcaccagggtcagctgcgtgccccctctagcaccagggtcagctgcgtaccccctctagcaccagggtcagctgcgtaccccctctagcaccagggtcagctgcgtaccccctctagcaccagggtcagcgcacgctcaaatgttttttgttgtttccATCATTGTAAGTCTGCCAcgcacacactatacgatacatttacgtaacataagaatgagtgtgagtttttgtcacaacctggctcgtgggacgcgacaaagagctcttataggaccagggcacaaataataataatataataataatcaataattttgctctttattcatcaaaaattgtgaataactcaccacaggttcatgagaagggtgtgcttgaaaggatgcacataactctgcaatttTGGGTTGTATTGGTGTGGTGGTTCATTTCTGTATCATCAAATaggagagacaaacttatcacacaagtcagagttatacttaaactgaATCCTTATTAGTGAGAGCTTTGCAATAGCGATGGCTGGTTGGCGAATCACGCTAAGATGATTCGTTGAGAGCCCAGAGACGAAAggtcttttatagccaagatacaccactttcaacctacatgacgaacaacagatgtatagaatgggtcacaaggttaagatctGTATGAAATATACCTATAATACAtagcagacagtatctgctggTCAACAGTTTTCATTGTATAGACCAGTGTCTGGCCCTCAGATGCCAAACTGGACCATCTCTCCCTGGTACGGTACAGTGCAGAAACATTAATTCATgctctggaatgctctttaggttttatcacccaaaagacatcgtaaatctcctgtcagtgttttctcccagaggcccatcctcagtagaacacacacacacaatagttaacagaatactctattctgttgcataaaacaactATTTTATACAATTTGATACAATAAaagtattataacataatcttgcaatttttCCACCTTATTGGAGAGagtctgtgcctgtgcctgttTAGATTTCATGCGAGTGAGgactgagaatccactctcacataggtacgtggttgcaaagggcatcagtgtcttaacagcgcgatttgctaAGGCAAGAaactgagcgcagcccaatccagaaatctggcagtgccTTCAgatttaaattcaattttcacagaaccgcttgttgcaaatTCTGATGAggctcttgttcagatatcggtaagtggactggtggcagggcatgaaagggataacgaatccagttgtttgtgtcgtccgtttcgggaaagtacctgcgtagttgcacacccaactcacttcggtgctttgctatatcacatttgacattgtccgtaagcttgagttcatttgcacacaaaaaaatcatacaatgatggaaagacctgtgtgttgtccttgttaatgcagacagagaagagctccaacttcttaatcatagcctcaattttgtcccgcacattaaatatagttgcagagagtccctgtaatccaagattcagatcattcaggtgagaaacaacatcccccagataggccggtcgtgtgagaaacaacatcccccagataggccggtcgtgtgagaaacaacatcccccagataggccggtcgtgtgagaaacaacatcccccagataggccggtcgtgtgagaaacaacatcccccagataggccggtcgtgtgagaaacaacatcccccagataggccggtcgtgtgagaaacaacatcccccagataggccggtcgtgtgagaaacaacatcccccagataggccggtcgtgtgagaaacaacatcccccagataggccggtcgtgtgagaaacaacatcccccagataggccggtcgtgtgagaaacaacatcccccagataggccggtcgtgtgagaaacaacatcccccagataggccggtcgtgtgagaaacaacatcccccagataggccggtcgtgtgagaaacaacatcccccagataggaccggtcgtgtgagaaacaacatcccccagataggccggtcgtgtgagaaacaacatcccccagataggccggtcgtgtgagaaacaacatcccccagataggccggtcgtgtgagaaacaacatcccccagataggccggtcgtgtgagaaacaacatcccccagataggccggtcgtgtgagaaactcgtcatcatgcaagcagtcagacaagtgaaaatgatggtcagtaaagaaaactttaagctcgtctcaaTTCCAAAAAACGTGTCTATTtttccccttgataaccagcgcacttctgtatatTGTAAAAGCgctacatggtcgctgcccatatcattgcatagtgcagaaaatacacgagttcaggggccttgctttaacaaagttaaccattttcactctagtgtccaaaacatctttcaaacTGTTaggcattcctttggcagcaagagcctctctgtGGATGCTGCCAATGTTTcacaacgcatcagtgacatggcaggagatgttttgaaacaattagtgcttcgcatacaagccagtgaattgttacagctggatgagtcaacagacgtggcgggcctggcacagctcctgatatATGTCCGTTATGTGGAGTGGGAGCTACCACTccactgtctccctgtcatgccttttgcgccatcagtacagataccaacacata from the Oncorhynchus keta strain PuntledgeMale-10-30-2019 chromosome 33, Oket_V2, whole genome shotgun sequence genome contains:
- the itfg2 gene encoding KICSTOR complex protein ITFG2 isoform X3; its protein translation is MLNELIVGDTSGKLHVYKNDDAKPWITRTCVGMLTCVGVGDICNKGRNFVVAVGAEGWFHLFDLSAVAGAKSDSSSQQEALFSDDQKPCFSQHIPANTKVILISDIDGDGRSELVVGYTDRVVRAFRWEEPTDSSDLSSGQLVLLKKWLLEGQVDSLSVNPDLEGLPELMVSQPGCGFAILLCTWTQQGSSEAGPGEEAPPTPGSEGPSRDVILHLTTGRIHNKNVSTHLIGSISRGSKGDSSKCGLFALCTLDGTLKLMDSSEQLKWSVQVDHQLFSLQKLDVTGDGREEVVACAWDGQTYIIDHNRMVVRFQFDENVNAFCAGQYTCKDGKNSPCLVYVSFNHKIYVYWRVELERMEPTHLLRVLEERPEFKAQLEQLGVDAEDREAVRELVGDTLYGHTLKKQAG
- the itfg2 gene encoding KICSTOR complex protein ITFG2 isoform X1, coding for MRSLSYVQRVSFDFPGTLFPHAICLGDADNDSLNELIVGDTSGKLHVYKNDDAKPWITRTCVGMLTCVGVGDICNKGRNFVVAVGAEGWFHLFDLSAVAGAKSDSSSQQEALFSDDQKPCFSQHIPANTKVILISDIDGDGRSELVVGYTDRVVRAFRWEEPTDSSDLSSGQLVLLKKWLLEGQVDSLSVNPDLEGLPELMVSQPGCGFAILLCTWTQQGSSEAGPGEEAPPTPGSEGPSRDVILHLTTGRIHNKNVSTHLIGSISRGSKGDSSKCGLFALCTLDGTLKLMDSSEQLKWSVQVDHQLFSLQKLDVTGDGREEVVACAWDGQTYIIDHNRMVVRFQFDENVNAFCAGQYTCKDGKNSPCLVYVSFNHKIYVYWRVELERMEPTHLLRVLEERPEFKAQLEQLGVDAEDREAVRELVGDTLYGHTLKKQAG
- the itfg2 gene encoding KICSTOR complex protein ITFG2 isoform X2; this translates as MVQIAALNELIVGDTSGKLHVYKNDDAKPWITRTCVGMLTCVGVGDICNKGRNFVVAVGAEGWFHLFDLSAVAGAKSDSSSQQEALFSDDQKPCFSQHIPANTKVILISDIDGDGRSELVVGYTDRVVRAFRWEEPTDSSDLSSGQLVLLKKWLLEGQVDSLSVNPDLEGLPELMVSQPGCGFAILLCTWTQQGSSEAGPGEEAPPTPGSEGPSRDVILHLTTGRIHNKNVSTHLIGSISRGSKGDSSKCGLFALCTLDGTLKLMDSSEQLKWSVQVDHQLFSLQKLDVTGDGREEVVACAWDGQTYIIDHNRMVVRFQFDENVNAFCAGQYTCKDGKNSPCLVYVSFNHKIYVYWRVELERMEPTHLLRVLEERPEFKAQLEQLGVDAEDREAVRELVGDTLYGHTLKKQAG